The region CTTTTCAACTCCTGATTTCTCTTATAAAGGAAAAGTGATTTATGCTGTTGTAACGTATACTTTACTTCTTCTTTTTTATGCCGGAAACAATCTGCCGTATTCTGCCTTAAGCGGAGTAATTACGGGCGATATGAAAGAACGAAACAGTATGTCATCGTATCGGTTTGTTGCGGTAATGTTTGCACAGTTTTTCGTTCAGGTTTTTATGCTTGGCATTATCAAAAGTGCCGGAAACGGAGATAAAGCAATCGGGATTGAAAAAGTAATGACCGCTTTGGCGATTATTGGAACGATCATGCTTTTAATTACGTTTTTAACGACGAAAGAAAGAATTATTCCAAAACCAGAACAAAAATCAAGCGTAAAAGAAGATTTGAGTGATTTGATTAAAAACAGACCATGGGTAATTATGCTTTCGCTGACGACTTTGGTTTTTGTGACTTTGGCTATGAAAGGCGGTTCGTATGTATATTATTTTGAGAATTATGTAGATAAAGAAAAATTAGCCGTTTTTATTCAGCCTATTTTAGATTTTCTAACGAATATCGGATTGAATCATTTTGGGAATGATCCTGTCTCAGCAGGTTTCGGACTCTTTAATGCAGGCGGAATTATCTTTATGATTGTCGGAATTACGTTGTCTAAAAACTTGGCTGATAAATATGGAAAACGAAACATATTCGGATTGTTTTTATTCATTTCGACACTGTTTATAATCGCTTTTTATTTCTATCCGCCAACATCAATCGGATTGATATTTTTCTCTCAAATCCTGCACGGATTTTTCTACGGAATCACAATCCCAATTTTATGGGCAATGATTGCCGATGTTGCCGATTATTCGGAATGGCTTAATAATCGAAGAGCGACAGCAATTATTTTTTCAGCAATGATGGTAGGTTTGAAAAGCGGATTAAGCATTGGAGGTGCTTTAACGACATTATTCCTGGGCCATTTTCATTATGTCCCAAATACACCTCAGCAGTCGGAGACAGCTATAAATGGAATTAAATTATTAGTTAGTATTTTTCCTGCAATCCCTTTTTTGATTGGAGTCGGATTGCTGTTTTTCTATAAAATCGACAAAGCGATGGAAGTGCAAATTGAAACAGAACTTAAACAAAGAAGAACTTAATTATTTAAAACAAAGATACCACTATGCCTGAAGATAGC is a window of Flavobacterium crocinum DNA encoding:
- a CDS encoding MFS transporter, which gives rise to MSNISQKLSIKEKIGYSLGDLAANLVFQTLMTYLAYFYTDIYGLSPTDSSIIMLIVGLVAAFIFNPIIGVLADRTSTRWGKFRPWILLTAIPLGVVALLAFSTPDFSYKGKVIYAVVTYTLLLLFYAGNNLPYSALSGVITGDMKERNSMSSYRFVAVMFAQFFVQVFMLGIIKSAGNGDKAIGIEKVMTALAIIGTIMLLITFLTTKERIIPKPEQKSSVKEDLSDLIKNRPWVIMLSLTTLVFVTLAMKGGSYVYYFENYVDKEKLAVFIQPILDFLTNIGLNHFGNDPVSAGFGLFNAGGIIFMIVGITLSKNLADKYGKRNIFGLFLFISTLFIIAFYFYPPTSIGLIFFSQILHGFFYGITIPILWAMIADVADYSEWLNNRRATAIIFSAMMVGLKSGLSIGGALTTLFLGHFHYVPNTPQQSETAINGIKLLVSIFPAIPFLIGVGLLFFYKIDKAMEVQIETELKQRRT